Proteins encoded in a region of the Ranitomeya imitator isolate aRanImi1 chromosome 9, aRanImi1.pri, whole genome shotgun sequence genome:
- the PSMC3 gene encoding 26S proteasome regulatory subunit 6A — protein sequence MASVWDETEQDGVGQEVLKMSTEEIIQRTRLLDSEIKIMKSEVLRVTHELQAMKDKIKENSEKIKVNKTLPYLVSNVIELLDVDPNDQEEDGANIDLDSQRKGKCAVIKTSTRQTYFLPVIGLVDAEKLKPGDLVGVNKDSYLILETLPTEYDSRVKAMEVDERPTEQYSDIGGLDKQIQELVEAIVLPMNHKEKFENLGIQPPKGVLMYGPPGTGKTLLARACAAQTKATFLKLAGPQLVQMFIGDGAKLVRDAFALAKEKAPSIIFIDELDAIGTKRFDSEKAGDREVQRTMLELLNQLDGFQPNTQVKVIAATNRVDILDPALLRSGRLDRKIEFPMPNEEARARIMQIHSRKMNVSPDVNYEELARCTDDFNGAQCKAVCVEAGMIALRRGATELTHEDYMEGILEVQAKKKANLQYYA from the exons ATCATGAAGAGCGAGGTTCTGCGCGTGACACACGAGCTCCAGGCCATGAAAGACAAAATCAAAGAAAACAGTGAGAAGATTAAAGTGAATAAGACGCTCCCGTACCTGGTGTCCAACGTGATCGAG CTGCTGGATGTGGACCCCAACGACCAGGAGGAAGATGGCGCCAACATCGATCTGGATTCACAGAGGAAGGGAAAATGTGCAGTAATCAAAACCTCTACCCGACAG ACGTACTTCTTGCCTGTGATCGGTTTGGTTGATGCCGAAAAGCTCAAACCAGGAGATCTCGTG GGGGTGAATAAGGATTCTTATCTGATCCTGGAGACTTTACCTACAGAATATGACTCCCGAGTGAAGGCGATGGAGGTGGATGAACGGCCGACCGAGCAGTACAGCGACATTGGAGGTCTGGATAAGCAGATCCAGGAG CTGGTAGAAGCCATCGTTTTACCCATGAATCACAAGGAGAAGTTTGAGAATTTGGGAATTCAGCCCCCGAAAGGTGTTCTGATGTATGGCCCCCCTGGGACAGGAAAGACCCTCCTGGCGAGAGCATGTGCCGCACAGACTAAG GCCACTTTCTTGAAGCTCGCCGGTCCTCAGTTAGTGCAGATGTTTATTGGAGACGGAGCCAAGCTGGTCCGCGACGCCTTTGCTCTGGCCAAGGAGAAGGCGCCATCTATCATTTTCATCGATGAGCTGGACGCTATTGGGACTAAAAG GTTTGACAGTGAAAAGGCCGGAGACCGAGAAGTGCAGAGAACCATGTTGGAGCTTCTGAACCAGCTGGATGGATTCCAGCCCAACACCCAAGTTAAG GTGATCGCTGCTACAAACCGTGTAGACATCTTGGATCCCGCTCTCCTCCGTTCAGGACGTCTCGACAGGAAAATCGAATTTCCAATGCCCAATGAAGAGGCCCGAGCCCGAATCATGCAAATTCATTCCCGCAAGATGAACGTCAG CCCCGACGTCAATTATGAGGAGCTGGCGCGCTGCACCGACGACTTCAACGGAGCACAATGTAAAGCGGTGTGCGTGGAGGCG GGTATGATCGCTCTGCGCAGAGGGGCCACCGAACTGACACATGAAGATTACATGGAGGGGATCTTGGAAGTCCAAGCTAAGAAAAAGGCCAATTTGCAGTACTATGCGTAG